One Luteibacter sp. 9135 DNA segment encodes these proteins:
- the istA gene encoding IS21 family transposase, producing MARSMTKQREALKLMLTTYLTSREIQAATGLSKSAVCRYRRAAQFKQLTWSTVEHWPADRIDAVLNKRPGGGKVLPPFDYAKLCDELTAKRMPLMVWYVDYQRQAYPHHRSYSSIAKGLRAFRKTMPTFMHMQHNPGERMSVDFSGHVPHYLDPKTGKKVKVVIFVGSCDASSYFFVKAIHAQSIPEFLRAHADMLAFFGGAPAVFVPDNAKCAVVRTGTDLELQRCYEDLAKHYGVTILPARPHHPKDKAVVEASVKIFKNQMLTRLRSFTFYSIDEINERIAVLLEDANNQPMSNGMPSRRQRFEAIDQPALRPLPPDRYVHADIVPKIRVDGGYHVLVRKHRYSVPHRLTGQHVSARLTHEVVELFHDGKKVAHHARSNAMGGLTTDPTHMPDAHRAQADRNPESLKAWAKTAGPHIARFVQAQFDQERSFLGLRPADRVKTLVGKYGAALVDRALSDCPDLKTANVTDLQRKLSVMAKEGATTPARRSSNARGSRTFKSPEFPHARPVS from the coding sequence ATGGCCCGCTCCATGACCAAACAGCGCGAAGCGTTGAAACTCATGCTCACCACCTACCTGACCAGCCGAGAGATTCAGGCCGCGACCGGCTTGTCCAAGAGTGCGGTCTGTCGCTACCGGCGCGCTGCGCAGTTCAAGCAGCTGACTTGGTCAACCGTTGAACATTGGCCCGCGGATCGCATTGATGCCGTTCTCAACAAGCGGCCGGGCGGCGGCAAGGTGCTGCCCCCGTTCGACTACGCCAAGCTGTGTGATGAGCTGACAGCCAAACGGATGCCGTTGATGGTCTGGTATGTGGACTACCAACGACAGGCGTATCCCCACCACCGATCGTATTCGAGCATCGCCAAAGGGCTCCGCGCCTTTCGGAAGACGATGCCGACGTTCATGCACATGCAGCATAACCCCGGCGAACGGATGTCCGTCGACTTCTCGGGCCATGTTCCGCACTACCTGGATCCGAAGACCGGGAAGAAGGTGAAGGTGGTGATCTTCGTCGGCAGCTGCGATGCCAGTTCCTATTTCTTCGTCAAGGCCATCCACGCGCAGTCGATTCCAGAGTTCCTGCGCGCCCATGCCGACATGCTGGCGTTCTTCGGCGGCGCGCCTGCAGTATTTGTCCCCGACAACGCCAAGTGCGCCGTCGTGCGAACCGGGACCGACCTCGAACTTCAACGTTGCTACGAGGATCTGGCCAAGCACTATGGCGTGACGATCCTGCCGGCACGGCCGCACCACCCCAAGGACAAGGCCGTGGTCGAAGCGAGCGTCAAGATTTTCAAGAATCAAATGCTGACCCGGCTGCGGAGTTTCACCTTCTACTCCATCGACGAAATCAACGAGCGGATCGCGGTGCTGTTGGAGGACGCGAACAACCAGCCAATGTCCAACGGCATGCCGTCCCGCCGGCAGCGTTTCGAAGCGATCGATCAACCCGCACTCCGGCCCCTACCGCCTGATCGCTATGTCCATGCGGACATCGTCCCGAAAATCCGGGTGGACGGCGGCTACCACGTCCTGGTGAGGAAGCACCGGTATTCCGTGCCCCATCGCTTGACCGGTCAACATGTGTCCGCCCGCCTCACCCACGAGGTGGTCGAACTCTTTCACGACGGCAAGAAAGTGGCCCACCACGCACGCAGCAACGCCATGGGCGGACTGACCACCGATCCGACTCACATGCCGGACGCCCACCGCGCTCAAGCCGATCGCAACCCGGAAAGCCTTAAGGCCTGGGCCAAGACCGCAGGCCCACACATTGCACGCTTCGTCCAGGCTCAGTTCGATCAGGAACGGTCGTTCCTGGGCTTGCGTCCGGCGGACCGGGTCAAGACGCTGGTGGGCAAATACGGTGCGGCTCTCGTGGACCGGGCGCTGTCCGACTGCCCCGATCTGA